From Xiphophorus hellerii strain 12219 chromosome 9, Xiphophorus_hellerii-4.1, whole genome shotgun sequence, a single genomic window includes:
- the gpx7 gene encoding glutathione peroxidase 7 — MLPAAFSVTSATLLLLLIFFIGLTESKQKDFYTFKVVNSRGKLVSLEKYRGSVSLVVNVASECGFTDQHYRDLQQLQRDFGPFHFNVLAFPCNQFGQQEPGSDKDIDSFVRTVYGVSFPLFSKIAVVGTGANNVYKHLADVSGKEPDWNFWKFLIDVDGRVVDAWGPKVPVTEIRPKIADMVRQIILKKKEEL, encoded by the exons atgCTTCCCGCTGCGTTCTCCGTTACATCGgcaacattattattgttactaaTATTCTTCATCGGCCTGACAGAGAGCAAACAAAAagacttttacacttttaagGTGGTAAACAGCAGAGGGAAGCTGGTTTCTTTGGAGAAGTACCGCGGTTCG GTGTCCCTGGTGGTGAACGTCGCCAGCGAGTGCGGTTTCACCGACCAGCACTACCGagacctgcagcagctgcagcgggACTTCGGTCCGTTTCACTTCAACGTCCTGGCTTTCCCCTGCAACCAGTTCGGCCAGCAGGAGCCCGGCAGCGACAAGGACATCGACAGCTTCGTGCGAACCGTGTACGGAGTCTCCTTCCCGCTATTCAGCAAAATCGCCGTGGTTGGAACAGGAGCCAACAATGTCTACAAACACCTGGCAG ACGTGTCCGGAAAAGAGCCTGACTGGAACTTCTGGAAGTTCCTCATCGACGTTGATGGCAGAGTGGTGGACGCCTGGGGCCCGAAGGTTCCCGTCACGGAGATCCGGCCGAAGATCGCCGACATGGTGCGGCAGATAATCCTGAAGAAGAAGGAAGAGCTTTAG
- the LOC116725286 gene encoding interferon-induced protein with tetratricopeptide repeats 5-like has protein sequence MVPRLKSRTERSRKSQNPDNGCRMSAFRTPSQLESDLESHLESLECHFTWDLDLSRSKLLCLRDALEDIGPELGYCWLGHIYNLQGFVHHQLGLLEDARRFLCRAAEAFRQLRNTVSDEGPWLVVNYGNMAWLHYRLGEWARSREYLSKVGALMTEYPSPSADDPHPEICAEKAWTLMKFNQKLLAVDYFQKAIRMQPDMVEWHTSRVLALVEASKKQNLDSDILEKVKIAKQHDPENLYLVALYLEAQAQKGARIHDEAQKLAWKVLAKPVSSYSGVKPLLRLYRTHVSMDEAVDLAEEALERQPKARHIKKCAAICYKRKVFSQSNNHLDRSLMDRAISLHKQTIALYPHSSLKMQISLANMYVKSNQRVEAEDAFEELLRRNLDPEEEQMVCSFYAKYLQYSQKERKKSVRFYMRAAAIPHHSFYRDDSIRRLERMSEEKRQPMSGDIEDFLVHLSI, from the exons ATGGTGCCGCGCCTAAAGAGCAGAACAGAAAGATCCAGAAAGTCACAGAATCCGGACAACGGCTGCAGGATGAG CGCCTTTCGGACTCCATCACAGCTGGAATCTGACCTGGAATCCCACCTGGAGTCCTTGGAGTGCCATTTCACGTGGGATCTGGACCTCAGCAGGTCCAAGCTGCTGTGTCTCCGGGATGCGCTGGAGGACATCGGTCCAGAGTTGGGCTACTGCTGGCTGGGCCACATCTACAACCTGCAGGGCTTTGTCCACCATCAGCTGGGCCTCCTGGAAGACGCTCGGCGTTTCCTCTGCAGGGCGGCTGAGGCTTTCCGCCAGCTGAGGAACACCGTCTCAGACGAAGGCCCCTGGTTGGTGGTGAACTACGGGAACATGGCCTGGCTGCACTACCGGCTAGGGGAGTGGGCGCGTAGCAGAGAGTACTTATCGAAGGTTGGAGCTCTGATGACGGAGTACCCGTCTCCATCTGCAGACGATCCGCACCCGGAGATCTGCGCTGAGAAAGCCTGGACTCTGATGAAGTTCAATCAGAAGCTGCTGGCTGTAGATTATTTCCAGAAAGCCATCAGGATGCAACCAGACATGGTGGAGTGGCACACCAGCCGGGTGCTAGCGTTGGTCGAAGcctctaaaaaacaaaacctggacTCTGACATCCTGGAGAAGGTGAAGATCGCCAAACAGCACGACCCGGAGAACTTGTACCTCGTTGCTCTCTACCTGGAAGCCCAAGCCCAGAAAGGAGCAAGGATTCACGATGAAGCACAAAAACTGGCGTGGAAAGTGCTAGCAAAGCCGGTTAGCAGCTACAGCGGCGTGAAACCGTTGCTAAGGCTCTACCGGACCCACGTCTCCATGGACGAAGCTGTTGATTTAGCAGAAGAGGCTCTGGAGAGACAACCCAAAGCGCGACACATCAAGAAATGCGCCGCAATCTGCTACAAAAGGAAAGTCTTTTCCCAAAGCAACAATCACCTGGATCGCAGCCTAATGGACAGAGCAATCAGTCTTCACAAACAAACCATCGCTCTCTACCCTCACTCCTCCCTTAAGATGCAGATATCTTTGGCAAACATGTATGTGAAATCAAACCAGCGAGTTGAAGCCGAAGATGCGTTCGAGGAGCTGCTGAGAAGAAACTTGGATCCCGAAGAGGAGCAGATGGTTTGCAGCTTCTATGCTAAATATCTGCAGTACAGCcagaaggagaggaagaagtCTGTCCGGTTCTACATGAGGGCAGCAGCAATTCCTCACCATAGCTTCTACCGGGACGACAGCATCAGGCGGCTGGAGAGGATGAGCGAAGAGAAACGGCAGCCAATGAGCGGAGACATAGAAGACTTCCTGGTTCATTTGTCCATCTGA
- the tut4 gene encoding terminal uridylyltransferase 4 — MDESVSSVKTVKPSQSRGAKVSSAQKPNKDGVKSALRSKENLTAAKDERSGGGVASRTAAGAFPENSLEKKKSRPSRLSGRTGSGERGKGKAAESKTAQPAEGAPVPPVTPERAKGSTGATAREKSHAVKAAAAARPSAQAGEEARLAAEEAEQQLGLRQVEERLHRDHIHRVAKPSPEYPNYQYLCKVCSVHIENVHGAYKHIKEKRHKKNMTEKQEETELRALPAPSAGQLRAVDAAVMETARQQGISERDFEVRTSVVARMEEVIKTHLSACSLRLYGSCLTRFAFKTSDINVDVTYPSTMTQPEVLIQVLGILKNRPEYSEVESDFHSKVPAVFCRDRSSGLICKVSAGNDVACLTTNHLAALAKLEPRLVPLVLAFRYWARLCHIDCQAEGGIPSYSFALMVIFFLQQRSDPVLPVYLGSWIDGFDVKRVDEYHLTGIVLDMFVKWEQRPPTSTEGRGENRNESKAEGASKPEQKKSDDARHTEGLSRLTLGEGKGASLGQLWLELLRFYTLEFPLEENIISIRLKELLSRDAKNWPRRRLAIEDPFALKRNVARSLNSQMVFEYIQERFRSAYKYFACPQRRGAKKTGGDEVGRRPEGQEDNEKPEGSQREDDSGDDEDGSDLEKSLDDLVLNDGSKPSSSAKGLLDSEEEEEEEEQGPADLHYVFDKMIFTGGKPPTVVCSICKRDGHLKDECPEDFKKIELKPLPPMNERFRNILDGLCRFCYYKLSPSHFEQQNREQILAGLERFIRKEYNDKAQLCLFGSSKNGFGFRDSDLDICMTLEGHETAEKLNCKEIIEGLAKVLKKHAGLRNILPITTAKVPIVKFEHRQSGLEGDISLYNTLAQHNTRMLATYAALDPRVQFLGYTIKVFAKRCDIGDASRGSLSSYAYILMVLYFLQQRQPPVIPVLQEIFDGQTVPQRMVDGWNAFFFDDLDKLRQRLADWQPNTESVGELWLGLLRFYTEEFDFKEHVISIRQHKRLTTFEKQWTSKCIAIEDPFDLNHNLGAGVSRKMTNFIMKAFINGRKLFGTPFIPIPGTEVEYFFDSKVLTDGELAPNDRCCRICGKIGHYMKDCPKRRRVKKKENEKDEDSKEDEREPKDRRCFQCGDMGHVRRDCPENRHLKQRNAVAPTPLMVRSVANSQSIPIPQTAADSPGRTRQPSECSDSRQTPPYSPQPAAVPHGSPLSSGSPQTSHSKPGCVGPPQVPLSLFSFPSSHPGQFHPAALGALGLLPSHQPHIASSSWPIHGPVLASSSAGGPSPPGLTFALRSVSGNGSPTGTAGGSVNLNDPSIIFAQPAAGRQIGMAAGRDGQWHNHMAQPGSLMGNGTVVKSEPAHQVQFEGLSQGSRLWEHNKPPQFSLSPSWPYRMPQNFIQQGNGDFQPGKTFMAPGSVVHPNPNFPLVPHVRHPVNMNYIQQKK; from the exons ATGGACGAGTCCGTCAGTTCAGTGAAAACGGTCAAACCGTCCCAGTCCAGAGGAGCCAAGGTGTCGTCCGCTCAGAAGCCAAACAAAGATGGCGTCAAGTCAGCGCTGCGCAGCAAGGAGAACCTCACCGCCGCCAAAGACGAGCGGAGCGGCGGCGGCGTGGCGAGCCGCACGGCGGCCGGCGCTTTCCCAGAAAACTCCcttgagaagaagaaaagtcgTCCGTCCAGGCTGAGCGGCCGGACCGGTTCTGGGGAGAGAGGCAAAGGGAAGGCGGCCGAGTCCAAAACGGCccagccagcagagggcgctccGGTCCCGCCCGTCACTCCTGAACGGGCGAAAGGCTCCACAGGGGCCACAGCGAGAGAGAAATCCCACG cggTGAAAGCTGCGGCTGCGGCGCGCCCGTCTGCGCAGGCGGGGGAGGAGGCGCGGCTGGCGGCGGAGGAGGCGGAGCAGCAGCTGGGTCTGCGGCAGGTGGAGGAGCGGCTCCACAGAGATCACATCCACCGGGTCGCCAAG CCGTCCCCTGAGTACCCAAACTACCAGTACTTGTGCAAAGTTTGCTCTGTGCACATCGAGAACGTCCACGGAGCCTACAAGCACATCAAGGAGAAACGCCACAAGAAGAACATGACG gagaAGCAGGAGGAGACGGAGCTGCGGGCGCTgccggcgccctctgctggccagcTGCGGGCGGTGGACGCCGCCGTCATGGAGACGGCCAGGCAGCAGGGGATCTCAGAGCGGGACTTCGAGGTGCGGACGTCCGTCGTGGCGCGGATGGAGGAGGTCATAAAGACGCACCTGTCAG cctGTTCCCTCCGGCTCTACGGTTCCTGTCTCACACGGTTCGCCTTCAAGACGAGCGACATCAACGTCGACGTCACCTACCCCTCCACC aTGACACAACCTGAGGTTCTGATTCAGGTTCTGGGAATCCTCAAAAACAGAC CTGAATATTCAGAAGTTGAGTCGGATTTTCACTCCAAAGTTCCCGCTGTGTTCTGTCGGGATCGCAGCAG CGGCCTGATCTGTAAAGTGAGCGCAGGAAATGATGTcgcctgcctcaccaccaaTCACCTGGCTGCTCTGGCTAAACTGGAGCCCAGACTGGTTCCACTGGTCCTGGCCTTCCGCTACTGGGCGAGG CTGTGTCACATCGACTGCCAGGCTGAAGGCGGCATCCCGTCGTATTCCTTCGCCCTCATGGTCATCTTCTTCCTGCAGCAGAGGAGCGATCCCGTCCTCCCCGTCTACCTGGGATCCTGG ATCGACGGCTTCGACGTGAAGCGAGTGGACGAGTATCATCTGACTGGAATAGTTCTGGACATGTTCGTCAAGTGGGAGCAGCGACCTCCGACCTCCACGGAGGGACGAGGGGAGAACCGGAACGAATCCAAAGCAGAAGGAGCATCAAAACCGGAGCAGAAGAAGTCTGATGACGCTCGCCACACAGAGGGCCTG AGCCGCCTGACGCTGGGCGAAGGGAAAGGCGCTTCGCTGGGCCAGCTGTGGCTGGAGCTTCTCCGTTTCTACACGCTTGAGTTTCCTCTGGAGGAGAACATCATCAGCATCCGCCTGAAGGAGCTCCTCTCCAGGGACGCCAAGAACTGGCCCCGCCGCCGCCTTGCCATCGAAG ATCCGTTTGCCTTGAAGAGAAACGTTGCGCGGAGCCTGAACAGCCAGATGGTGTTCGAGTACATCCAGGAGCGTTTCCGCAGCGCCTACAAATACTTCGCCTGTCCTCAGaggagaggcgccaagaagacGGGAGGAGACGAGGTTGGACGGAGACCGGAGGGACAGGAGGACAACGAGAAACCTGAAGGAAGTCAGAGAGAGGACGACAGCGGGGACGATGAGGACGGTTCAGATCTGGAGAAGAGTCTGGATGATTTGGTTCTGAACGATGGGAGCAAACCGTCGTCATCGGCCAAAGGGCTGCTGGACagcgaggaggaagaggaggaagaggagcaggggCCTGCTGACCTGCACTACGTGTTTGATAAGATGATTTTCACTGGTGGGAAG CCTCCGACCGTCGTCTGCAGCATCTGCAAGCGGGACGGCCACCTGAAGGACGAATGTCCCGAAGACTTCAAGAAGATCGAGCTGAAGCCGCTGCCTCCCATGAACGAGCGCTTCAGGAACATTCTGGACGGACTCTGCAGATTCTGCTACT ATAAACTGTCGCCGTCGCACTTCGAGCAGCAGAACAGGGAGCAGATCCTGGCTGGTCTGGAGCGGTTCATAAGGAAGGAGTACAACG ATAAAGCCCAGCTCTGCTTATTCGGCTCTTCCAAGAACGGGTTTGGTTTCCGTGACAGCGACCTCGACATCTGCATGACCCTGGAGGGTCACGAGACGGCGGAG AAGCTGAACTGTAAGGAAATCATCGAAGGCCTTGCCAAGGTGCTGAAGAAGCATGCGG GTCTGAGGAACATCCTGCCCATCACTACAGCCAAAGTGCCTATCGTGAAGTTTGAACACAGACAGAGCGGTTTGGAGGGAGACATCAGCCTCTACAACACGCTG GCTCAACACAACACCAGGATGCTGGCGACGTACGCAGCGCTGGATCCCCGGGTTCAGTTCCTGGGATACACCATCAAGGTGTTTGCAAAG CGCTGCGACATCGGCGACGCCTCCAGAGGAAGCCTCTCGTCTTACGCCTACATCCTGATGGTTCTCTACTTCCTGCAGCAGAGGCAGCCGCCGGTCATCCCCGTCCTGCAGGAG ATCTTCGACGGTCAGACGGTTCCCCAGCGGATGGTGGACGGCTGGAACGCTTTCTTCTTTGACGACCTGGACAAACTG CGTCAGCGGCTGGCCGACTGGCAGCCCAACACCGAGTCTGTGGGGGAGCTGTGGCTCGGCCTGCTTCGCTTCTACACCGAAGAGTTCGACTTCAAGGAGCACGTCATCAGCATCCGGCAGCACAAACGCCTCACCACATTTGAAAAACAGTGGACTAGCAAATGCATCGCCATCGAAG ATCCCTTTGACTTGAATCATAATCTTGGTGCTGGAGTGTCGCGTAAAA TGACGAACTTCATCATGAAGGCGTTCATCAACGGGCGGAAGCTGTTTGGAACGCCGTTCATTCCCATCCCTGGCACTGAAGTG GAATACTTCTTCGACTCGAAGGTGCTGACCGACGGCGAGCTGGCGCCCAACGACCGCTGCTGCCGGATCTGCGGGAAGATCGGACATTACATGAAGGACTGCCCAAAGAGACGCAG ggtgaagaagaaggaaaacgAGAAAGACGAGGACTCCAAGGAGGACGAGCGGGAGCCGAAGGACAGACGCTGCTTCCAGTGCGGGGACATGGGACACGTACGGCGGGACTGTCCCGAGAACCGCCACCTCAAACAGAGGAACGCCGTCGCTCCCA cTCCTCTGATGGTGCGAAGTGTGGCGAACTCCCAGTCCATCCCGATCCCTCAGACGGCGGCCGACTCTCCAGGAAGAACCAGACAACCTTCTGAATGT TCGGACAGTCGTCAGACTCCGCCCTACTCCCCGCAGCCcgccgccgtccctcacggctCCCCGCTGTCCTCCGGCTCCCCCCAGACGTCCCACAGTAAACCCGGCTGCGTCGGCCCCCCCCAGGTCCCGCTGTCCCTCTTCAGCTTCCCCTCCTCCCACCCGGGCCAGTTCCACCCCGCCGCTCTCGGCGCCCTGGGGCTGCTGCCCTCCCATCAGCCCCACAtcgcctcctcctcctggccCATCCACGGCCCCGTCCTCGCCTCGTCCTCCGCCGGCGGCCCGTCGCCGCCCGGCCTGACCTTTGCCCTGCGCTCTGTGTCGGGGAACGGCAGCCCCACGGGAACGGCCGGCGGCTCCGTGAACCTGAACGACCCAAGCATCATCTTCGCCCAGCCGGCAGCGGGGCGGCAGATAGGCATGGCGGCGGGTCGGGACGGGCAGTGGCACAACCACATGGCGCAGCCGGGGTCGCTGATGGGAAACGGCACGGTGGTGAAGTCAg AACCGGCCCACCAAGTCCAGTTCGAAGGTTTGAGCCAAGGCTCGCGGCTGTGGGAGCACAACAAACCCCCCCAGTTCAGCCTGTCTCCATCCTGGCCCTACAGGATGCCGCAGAACTTCATCCAGCAGGGCAACGGCGACTTCCAGCCCGGGAAAACCTTCATGGCTCCAG GTTCTGTGGTGCATCCCAATCCGAACTTCCCACTGGTTCCTCATGTTCGGCATCCAGTCAACATGAATTACATCCAGCAGaagaaatga